The Halobacteriovoraceae bacterium genomic interval TTTGTAGAAAATGGAGAGAACGTAATACTACTAGGGCCACCAGGTGTTGGAAAAACTCATTTATCAATAGCTCTCGGAATGGATGCCGTTAGAAACAAATATAGTTGTTACTATATGAATTGCCACGAATTGATCACAGCACTTAATAGATCACAGTTTGAAAATAATTTAGCAACGAAACTAAAAACATTAACCAAGTACAAAGTTCTAATTATCGATGAAGTAGGCTATCTACCATTTGATAAACAAGGGGCAAATCTGTTTTTTCAATTAATATCAAAACGATATGAAAAGCATTCAATAATATTAACCTCTAATAAAAGCTTTTCTGAATGGGGTAGTATTTTTGGAGACAATGTAATTGCATCTGCTGTTTTAGATAGACTTTTACATCACTGTACAGTTGTGAATGTTAAAGGTGAAAGCTATCGATTAAAGGACAGAAAAGATCAATTAAAAAGAAATTAATATATTTTTTACTTAGTAGTGGGGAATTTTCAAATGAAATAAATGGGGAATTTTCAATTAAAATTGACAAAACTCACTGTTGTAGATAATAGTGAAGATGAGGTACTTGAGTTGGCCTATGAATTGTATGAAGTTATGAACAATTCAGTTTGTTACACAAAAAAAGAAGATGATGCGCAGAGTAGATTTAAGTCACTACTAAATGAAGGACATTTTTGTTATCAAAGTCCAACGCGAGCAGGGCGACATTTTCTCGAAAAGTATTCAGACTTGTATTAAGCTTGATCTTTATTTTTAGTTTTCATATGATATCGCCTGCAATGAGACCCAATGAAAGTAAAAGGCCAGTTGATGAAATTTCCCATTGATAAAAATTTTGAGACGTTTAGTTCCAATTTTAACGGGTATATAGAAACATTGCGCCATGTGGCATCGCAAATCAAAGAAGAAGATCTTAACAAACTTTTTGCACTTGTATGTGAAGTTATCGATCAAGGAAAGACAATATTTTCAATCGGAAATGGCGGATCATGCGCCATCTCAAATCATTTAAAATGCGACTTTTACAAAGGTCTGGCCACAGACACCGGGCTTATGCCCAAAGTGAGAAGTCTAAGCACTGATCTTCCACTCATGACCGCACTGGCCAATGACATTTCCTATGATGAAGTTTTTAACTACCAAGTCCAAAGAGATGTCTCTCAAGGAGATATGTTACTTGCAATTTCTTCTTCAGGAAATTCTGAAAATATCCTTAGAGCTTTGGAAACGGCCAAGAAAAAAGAAGCTAAAACAGTCTTATTTTGCGGTTTTAGTGGTGGCAAAGGGAAAGATATTGCCGATCTAAGCATTCATACAAAGGTTGAAAACTACGGCATCACTGAAGATCTTCATCAATCACTTATGCACACACTTGCACAGTTTGCGAGACTTAAAAATTTGCAAACTGATTGTCAGGTAGAAAATATCAAATTTTAGATTTAGGAAAAGAGTATGAAAAAAGTTTTAATTATTGGTGGTGGATTTGCAGGTTGCTCTTCAGCACATCAACTTAATTTGAAAGGTGGTTATGATGTCACTTTGGTTGAAGGAGCTCCCTTTTTAGGAGGAGGCTGCAGAAACCTCATCTATGGTGGACATCCACACACTTTTGGGCCTAGACACTTTCTCACACAAAATGAAAAAGTTTTTAATTTCCTTGATAAATATGTCCCTCTTCGTCGATGTGGAGAACATATCTTTCTCACATATATTCACGAAGATGAAAACTTTTACAATTTTCCAATCCATGTGGACGATATTGATCGGATGCCAGAAAAAGATAAAATTAAAAATGAGCTTTCTCGCAAAACAGTAGAAGGAATTAAGGCCGCAAAAAACTTAGAAGAATACTGGATTGCCTCTGTTGGAGAAACTCTCTATTACAAGATGGTAGACAAATATACTCGCAAAATGTGGCTACAAGAAACCAATACCGTATTTGACGAGTTTAAATGGTCAGAAAAAGGTGTGGCCCTGAAAGAAGGACCAAGGGCCGCATGGGATATTGCAATTTCCGCATATCCTTATGGTTTTGATGGTTATGATCCCTATTTTAAAATAGCAACTGAGGGCACAAAAGTTCTTCTCAACACCCATATCTCTGCGTTTGATATTCCTAATAAAAAAGTTCGATTCAATGGAGAAGATCATCAGTACGATTATATCATTAACACGATTTCTCCTGATATCTTATTTGAAAACTGCTATGGTGAACTACCTTATATTGGACGAGAAGTTCATAAAATAGTTCTTCCCATTGAAGAGGCCTTCCCGAAAGATGTTTATTTCCTATACTATGGTGGCGATGAAAAATTCACAAGAATTGTAGAATACAAAAAATTTACAAAACATAAATCTCCCCACACTCTTTTAGGGATAGAGATGCCTTCAACAAATGGGCGTTACTATCCACTTCCCATTTTGTCTGAACAAGAAAAAGCTCAAAAGTATTTTGATCTCATGCCTGAAGGAGTTTTCTCTATCGGTAGAGCAGGGAGCTACAAGTATCTTGTCGATATTGATGACTGTATTGAACAATCATGGGACGTAATGGAGATGATTGAAACTGGTCAAAGAGTTGAAAAAGCTGTTCATCCAGTTAGAATGAACTCAAAATTATAGGATTCTTGTGCTCGGTGAGAGGATTTTCTGTGATAAATAAGTTCAAAACACTCTACCATGAAACATTAGAGTTAGTCGGAGCAGAAGTCTTTAGACTTGTGATTATTTCAGTATTCACAGGACTGATGGTTTTTGCTTTTGAATATCTTTTTATCATTGCACTTCAAGGTTTTTTTATCTCTCTAGACTTACTAAAAATAGATACAGTCATGTTACCTAATTGGTATCCGCAAAAACAACCCTATGCTTTGGTTGCTTTTGGTGTCATTGGTGCATTAAGAGCTCTTGCAATAGCGGCAAGATCTTTTATTGGCGGTATGGCCAATCAGGCCTTTTTGGGAAGC includes:
- a CDS encoding ATP-binding protein gives rise to the protein MNFSYERLNQNLEALKLTKISEILDNYLERAVKEQASITEALDYLVNEERCHKDEKSLKMRTNVAGFPYRKTFEQFDFNYQPSIDVKTINELRTMRFVENGENVILLGPPGVGKTHLSIALGMDAVRNKYSCYYMNCHELITALNRSQFENNLATKLKTLTKYKVLIIDEVGYLPFDKQGANLFFQLISKRYEKHSIILTSNKSFSEWGSIFGDNVIASAVLDRLLHHCTVVNVKGESYRLKDRKDQLKRN
- a CDS encoding SIS domain-containing protein, whose translation is MKVKGQLMKFPIDKNFETFSSNFNGYIETLRHVASQIKEEDLNKLFALVCEVIDQGKTIFSIGNGGSCAISNHLKCDFYKGLATDTGLMPKVRSLSTDLPLMTALANDISYDEVFNYQVQRDVSQGDMLLAISSSGNSENILRALETAKKKEAKTVLFCGFSGGKGKDIADLSIHTKVENYGITEDLHQSLMHTLAQFARLKNLQTDCQVENIKF
- a CDS encoding FAD-dependent oxidoreductase, yielding MKKVLIIGGGFAGCSSAHQLNLKGGYDVTLVEGAPFLGGGCRNLIYGGHPHTFGPRHFLTQNEKVFNFLDKYVPLRRCGEHIFLTYIHEDENFYNFPIHVDDIDRMPEKDKIKNELSRKTVEGIKAAKNLEEYWIASVGETLYYKMVDKYTRKMWLQETNTVFDEFKWSEKGVALKEGPRAAWDIAISAYPYGFDGYDPYFKIATEGTKVLLNTHISAFDIPNKKVRFNGEDHQYDYIINTISPDILFENCYGELPYIGREVHKIVLPIEEAFPKDVYFLYYGGDEKFTRIVEYKKFTKHKSPHTLLGIEMPSTNGRYYPLPILSEQEKAQKYFDLMPEGVFSIGRAGSYKYLVDIDDCIEQSWDVMEMIETGQRVEKAVHPVRMNSKL